One genomic segment of Synechocystis sp. LKSZ1 includes these proteins:
- a CDS encoding glycosyltransferase family 1 protein, whose translation MVLTVAVDATPVRGRLSGVGFYTLSLLRALVTLQDSENFRLRPYFHPGLKPWLRGNRRPNERLQDIADLHCVPLPVTIAQALLPWPNPWLAACAQTLEKPSLVHGTDHFVYPCRGSRHLLTIHDLTFLKYPEFVPPLVKTYGARIQRCLRYTDAILTFAQSTKQDIVEYLGIAPERIFVTYQASRYSPHSLSPQKIADLQTQIPYDFSRPYFLFVSTLEPRKNVAGLIQAFNQFKAHTGGDEQLVLIGQWGWKYQAIRQALVNSPYRAHIHHLDYVANDWLALFYQEALAFVYPSFYEGFGLPVLEAMNFGLPVITSQRASLPEVVGSSGLLIDPEQPGELALALQELAHNSALRANLSQQSQQRAQQFSWLQTAQQTLRAYQALV comes from the coding sequence GTGGTCTTAACCGTTGCCGTTGATGCTACCCCTGTCCGGGGCCGCCTGAGTGGGGTCGGCTTCTATACCCTGAGTTTGCTCCGGGCTTTAGTAACACTCCAAGATTCAGAAAACTTTCGCCTACGGCCCTATTTTCATCCTGGCCTCAAACCCTGGCTCCGGGGAAATCGACGGCCCAATGAGCGCCTGCAGGATATCGCAGATCTGCACTGTGTGCCGCTTCCGGTGACCATCGCCCAGGCCCTGCTTCCTTGGCCCAATCCCTGGTTAGCGGCCTGCGCCCAGACCTTGGAAAAGCCCAGTCTGGTTCATGGGACGGATCACTTTGTCTATCCCTGTCGGGGCAGTCGCCATCTGCTTACTATCCATGACCTCACCTTTCTGAAGTATCCCGAATTTGTCCCTCCCCTCGTCAAAACCTACGGTGCGCGAATTCAACGCTGTCTGCGCTACACCGATGCCATTCTTACCTTTGCCCAGAGTACGAAACAGGACATTGTTGAATATCTGGGGATCGCTCCCGAGCGGATCTTTGTTACCTACCAGGCCAGCCGCTATTCACCCCATTCCCTTAGCCCCCAAAAAATTGCAGACCTCCAGACCCAAATTCCCTACGACTTCTCCCGGCCCTATTTCTTGTTTGTCAGTACACTAGAACCTCGCAAAAATGTGGCGGGACTAATTCAGGCCTTTAACCAATTTAAAGCCCACACCGGAGGCGACGAACAGTTAGTCCTGATTGGCCAGTGGGGTTGGAAATACCAGGCCATTCGTCAGGCCCTGGTGAATTCCCCCTACCGCGCCCATATTCATCACCTGGACTATGTTGCCAACGATTGGCTGGCCCTGTTTTATCAGGAGGCCCTAGCCTTTGTTTATCCTTCCTTTTATGAAGGTTTTGGCCTGCCAGTGCTGGAGGCGATGAACTTTGGCCTGCCGGTGATTACTTCCCAGCGGGCTTCTCTGCCGGAAGTGGTCGGTTCCAGTGGGCTACTCATTGACCCCGAGCAACCGGGAGAATTGGCGCTGGCCCTCCAGGAATTAGCTCACAATAGTGCCTTAAGGGCCAATTTAAGTCAACAATCCCAGCAACGGGCCCAACAGTTTTCATGGCTACAAACGGCCCAACAAACCCTGCGTGCGTACCAGGCCCTAGTATGA
- a CDS encoding aspartate aminotransferase family protein: MTDPIPSTVFNPEEFDTYVMSTYGRFPIAIERGEGSRLWDTAGKGYLDFVAGIATCTLGHSHPALVKTVSEQIQKLHHVSNLYYIPEQGALARWIVEHSCADRVFFCNSGAEANEAAIKLVRKYAHTILDFLEQPVILTAKASFHGRTLATITATGQPKYQEHFNPLVPGFAYVPYNDIMAIEDAITDLDEGNSRVAAIMLEPLQGEGGVRPGDRHYFQRLREICDQNDILLVFDEVQVGVGRTGTLWGYEQLGIEPDIFTSAKGLAGGIPIGAMMCKKFCDVFEPGNHASTFGGNPFACASALTVLQTLETDHILANVQARGDQLRTGLKALASKYSNLFSDVRGWGLINGLELRTETPLTSMDLVKAAMNQGLLLAPAGPKVLRFVPPLIVTAAEVAEALHCLDQAIAQVL, encoded by the coding sequence ATGACTGACCCCATCCCATCGACGGTCTTTAACCCGGAAGAGTTCGATACCTACGTCATGAGTACCTACGGACGTTTTCCCATTGCCATCGAGCGGGGGGAGGGGAGTCGCCTCTGGGATACGGCGGGGAAGGGCTACCTGGATTTTGTCGCGGGGATTGCTACTTGTACTCTGGGCCACAGCCATCCGGCTTTGGTGAAAACCGTTAGTGAGCAGATCCAAAAACTACACCACGTCTCTAACCTCTACTACATTCCCGAACAGGGGGCCTTGGCCCGCTGGATTGTCGAACATTCTTGCGCTGACCGCGTTTTCTTCTGCAACTCCGGAGCTGAGGCCAATGAAGCGGCGATCAAGCTCGTCCGTAAGTATGCTCATACCATCTTGGATTTTCTGGAGCAACCTGTGATCCTGACCGCCAAGGCCAGCTTCCATGGTCGCACCTTGGCCACCATTACCGCCACGGGCCAGCCCAAATACCAAGAGCATTTCAATCCCCTAGTACCGGGATTTGCCTACGTCCCCTACAACGACATCATGGCCATTGAAGATGCGATCACTGACCTGGATGAGGGTAATAGTCGCGTTGCCGCTATTATGCTGGAACCGTTGCAGGGAGAGGGGGGCGTCCGGCCCGGAGACCGTCACTACTTCCAGCGCCTACGGGAAATTTGTGACCAGAACGACATTCTATTAGTCTTTGATGAAGTCCAGGTGGGGGTAGGCCGCACGGGAACCCTCTGGGGCTACGAGCAACTGGGGATTGAACCGGATATTTTTACCAGTGCCAAGGGCCTGGCCGGGGGCATTCCCATCGGGGCCATGATGTGCAAAAAGTTCTGCGATGTTTTTGAACCAGGCAACCATGCCAGTACCTTTGGCGGCAATCCCTTTGCCTGTGCGTCGGCCTTGACGGTGCTACAAACCCTGGAAACCGACCACATTCTGGCCAATGTCCAGGCCCGGGGTGATCAACTCCGCACTGGCCTAAAAGCCTTAGCAAGCAAGTACAGCAATTTGTTCAGTGACGTGCGGGGCTGGGGCCTGATCAATGGCCTAGAACTGAGAACCGAAACGCCCCTGACATCAATGGATCTGGTTAAAGCCGCCATGAACCAGGGCCTGTTATTGGCGCCGGCCGGGCCGAAGGTACTCCGCTTTGTGCCTCCCTTGATCGTAACGGCGGCCGAGGTGGCAGAAGCCTTGCATTGCCTGGATCAAGCCATTGCCCAAGTCCTCTAG
- the smpB gene encoding SsrA-binding protein SmpB, translating to MANQKDTKEAVKIISDNRQARHLYEILETYEAGIELKGTEVKSLRAGKVNLRDGFAMIRDGEAWLLNVHISPYDASSQYFNHDPKRTRRLLLHNWEIRKLIGQIEQKGLTLVPLKMYMKGSWVKVSLGLARGKKLHDKRETLKRRQDEREMARALKR from the coding sequence ATGGCTAATCAAAAAGACACGAAAGAAGCAGTAAAAATCATCAGCGATAACCGCCAGGCCCGGCACCTCTACGAAATTCTGGAAACCTACGAAGCCGGAATTGAGCTGAAGGGGACAGAGGTCAAGTCGTTACGGGCCGGCAAGGTAAATTTACGGGATGGCTTTGCCATGATTCGGGACGGTGAAGCCTGGTTACTCAATGTGCATATCTCCCCCTACGACGCCAGCAGTCAGTACTTCAACCATGACCCCAAGCGCACCCGTAGACTGCTCCTGCATAACTGGGAGATTCGCAAACTTATTGGCCAGATCGAGCAAAAGGGCCTGACCTTGGTTCCTCTCAAAATGTATATGAAGGGCAGTTGGGTCAAAGTCTCCCTCGGCCTGGCTCGGGGTAAAAAACTGCATGATAAGCGCGAAACCCTCAAGCGTCGTCAGGACGAACGGGAAATGGCGCGTGCCCTCAAACGGTGA
- a CDS encoding DEAD/DEAH box helicase — protein sequence MTLTFQDLGLSAERCQQLESIGFQNPTTIQEQAIPLLLSGQDMLAQSQTGTGKTAAYSLPLLDRIERRSGIQALILTPTRELAQQVAEAIKDFSGDRRLHILTVYGGQSIERQIRSLERGVQIVVGTPGRVIDLIERKKLILDTVNWVVLDEADEMLSMGFIDDVKTILKKTPESRQTACFSATMPREIRELVNQFLKEPALVTVTQTQTTPTRIEQQLYFVPRGWSKAKALQPILEIENPESAIIFVRTKQTAAELTSKLQESGHTADEYHGNLSQSQRERLVQRFRDGKIKLVVATDIAARGLDVENLSHVINFDLPDNAETYIHRIGRTGRAGKTGKAIALVEPIDRRLLRQIENRLKQRIDVCQLPDRSQVEAKRIAKLQTQIQAALAGERMASFLPLVRELSTEYDPQAIAAAALQMIYDQNCPQWMKTDWEVPETDYSKPIINKRKFNKPSKPSRYHGDRRPVYSDRQN from the coding sequence ATGACCCTTACTTTCCAAGACCTCGGCCTATCTGCAGAACGTTGTCAACAGCTTGAAAGCATTGGCTTTCAGAATCCGACGACCATTCAAGAACAGGCTATTCCCCTACTCCTGAGCGGCCAGGATATGCTGGCCCAATCCCAAACCGGTACCGGTAAAACAGCGGCTTATTCTCTGCCCTTACTCGACCGGATCGAACGCCGGAGTGGAATCCAAGCCTTGATTTTGACCCCGACGCGGGAACTGGCCCAACAGGTAGCTGAGGCCATAAAGGACTTTTCCGGGGATCGCCGACTGCACATCCTTACGGTCTACGGGGGCCAGTCCATTGAGCGCCAGATCCGTAGTCTAGAACGGGGCGTGCAAATTGTAGTCGGGACGCCAGGACGGGTGATTGACCTGATTGAACGCAAGAAACTGATCCTGGATACCGTGAACTGGGTCGTGCTAGATGAAGCTGATGAGATGCTGAGTATGGGCTTCATTGATGATGTCAAAACCATTCTCAAGAAAACGCCAGAAAGCCGACAAACCGCTTGCTTTTCCGCTACCATGCCTCGGGAAATTCGGGAGTTGGTCAACCAATTCCTCAAGGAACCGGCCCTGGTGACGGTAACCCAGACTCAAACCACCCCCACCCGCATCGAACAGCAACTCTACTTTGTGCCTCGGGGTTGGTCTAAGGCCAAGGCCCTCCAGCCGATTTTAGAAATTGAGAATCCAGAATCAGCAATTATTTTTGTACGAACCAAGCAAACTGCCGCAGAGTTAACCAGTAAGCTGCAGGAGTCTGGCCATACAGCGGACGAGTACCATGGCAACCTCAGTCAATCCCAACGGGAACGCCTTGTTCAGCGCTTCCGGGATGGCAAAATTAAGTTGGTTGTCGCCACGGATATTGCCGCCCGGGGCCTGGATGTGGAAAACCTCAGCCATGTGATCAACTTTGACCTGCCGGATAACGCCGAAACTTACATTCACCGAATTGGCCGGACGGGCCGGGCGGGGAAAACTGGGAAGGCCATTGCCCTGGTGGAGCCCATTGATCGTCGTTTGTTGCGTCAGATCGAAAATCGTCTCAAGCAACGGATTGATGTTTGTCAGTTGCCCGACCGCTCCCAGGTAGAAGCCAAACGCATTGCTAAACTCCAGACCCAAATTCAAGCGGCCCTGGCTGGTGAACGTATGGCATCCTTCTTGCCTCTGGTACGGGAACTGAGCACGGAGTATGACCCTCAGGCCATTGCCGCGGCGGCCCTGCAAATGATCTACGACCAAAACTGTCCCCAGTGGATGAAAACAGATTGGGAAGTCCCAGAAACCGACTATTCCAAGCCCATTATCAACAAGCGGAAGTTCAACAAACCCAGTAAGCCCAGCCGTTACCATGGTGACCGCAGACCGGTTTACAGCGATCGTCAAAACTAA
- a CDS encoding DUF4278 domain-containing protein — translation MKLTYRGVSYETPEVPTVDATPLGLSGKYRGLDYRFRRSQPAYVIPPHVTLTYRGVAFNPTRPEDVQATVQPVQPTVSVQDLARNRLLRQTQVIKKRQQSLLVRLAEEIGLSGEQVSHYAGRIQGKVAANARESYARLGVAMS, via the coding sequence ATGAAATTAACCTATCGCGGTGTTAGCTACGAAACCCCTGAAGTCCCTACAGTCGATGCAACTCCCCTAGGACTCAGTGGTAAATATCGGGGCCTGGACTATCGTTTCCGCCGCAGTCAACCAGCCTACGTTATTCCTCCCCACGTAACCCTGACCTATCGCGGGGTTGCCTTTAACCCAACTCGCCCAGAAGACGTGCAAGCAACCGTCCAACCGGTTCAACCAACCGTTTCGGTGCAAGATCTGGCTCGGAATCGTCTGCTGCGTCAAACCCAAGTAATTAAGAAGCGTCAGCAATCTCTGCTGGTTCGTTTGGCGGAAGAAATTGGTCTATCTGGGGAACAGGTCAGTCACTATGCCGGCCGAATCCAAGGCAAAGTGGCCGCCAATGCCCGTGAAAGCTATGCTCGCTTGGGTGTCGCCATGAGCTAA
- a CDS encoding ATP-dependent Clp protease proteolytic subunit, with translation MDIKAVQSAYYGDVSFRTPPPDLESLLLKERIVYLGMPLFSSDEVKQQVGLDVTQLIIAQLLYLQFDDPEKPIYFYINSTGTSWYTGDAIGFETEAFAICDTMNYIKPPVHTICIGQAMGTAAMILSAGTKGFRASLPHATIVLNQNRTGAQGQATDIQIRAKEVIANKRTLLEILAQNTGQAIEKISKDLDRTFYLTPAQAKDYGLIDRVLESTQELPKPLAALS, from the coding sequence ATGGACATTAAAGCCGTTCAATCTGCCTACTACGGCGATGTTTCTTTCCGGACTCCGCCCCCGGATCTCGAATCCCTTCTCCTCAAGGAGCGCATTGTTTATCTGGGAATGCCGTTGTTTTCTTCCGACGAGGTCAAACAGCAGGTCGGGCTTGATGTCACCCAACTGATCATTGCCCAGCTTCTCTATCTCCAATTTGATGATCCCGAGAAGCCCATTTACTTTTATATCAACTCCACCGGAACATCTTGGTACACCGGGGATGCCATTGGCTTTGAAACTGAGGCCTTTGCCATTTGTGACACCATGAACTACATCAAGCCTCCGGTACACACTATCTGTATTGGCCAGGCCATGGGCACTGCCGCCATGATCCTCTCCGCTGGTACTAAAGGCTTCCGGGCCAGTCTTCCCCACGCCACCATTGTTTTGAACCAGAACCGAACCGGGGCCCAGGGCCAAGCTACCGATATTCAAATTCGGGCCAAGGAAGTAATTGCCAATAAACGCACCCTGCTAGAAATTTTGGCCCAGAATACTGGCCAAGCCATCGAAAAAATTAGTAAAGACCTCGACCGGACGTTCTACCTCACCCCAGCTCAGGCCAAGGACTACGGCTTAATTGACCGGGTGCTCGAAAGTACTCAAGAGCTCCCCAAACCCCTGGCGGCCCTGTCCTAG
- the dxr gene encoding 1-deoxy-D-xylulose-5-phosphate reductoisomerase, whose amino-acid sequence MVKRISILGSTGSIGTQTLDIVAQYPDQFQVVGLAAGSNLTLLVSQIRQFRPEIVAIRQESLLEALKIAIADLDPQPILLAGEAGIVEVARYGDAQSVVTGIVGCAGLLPTIAAIEAGKDIALANKETLIAGGPVVLPLVEKHGVKLLPADSEHSAIFQCLQGVPTGGLRRIILTASGGAFRDWPVERLPLVTVQDALKHPNWSMGRKITVDSATLMNKGLEVIEAHYLFGLDYSAIDIVIHPQSIIHSLIEVQDTSVLAQLGWPDMRLPLLYALSWPERLYTDWPPLDLVKAGDLTFREPDHQKYPCMQLAYAAGRAGGAMPAVLNAANEQAVALFLEERIQFLDIPRLIEQACDQFTPQNRVNPSLDEILAADQWARNMVAQASQELAPSTGSNNTLMAVL is encoded by the coding sequence ATGGTAAAACGGATTTCTATTCTCGGCTCCACGGGCTCTATTGGTACCCAGACCCTGGATATTGTAGCCCAGTATCCCGACCAGTTTCAGGTGGTGGGCTTAGCCGCAGGGAGTAATTTGACGTTATTAGTTAGTCAAATTCGCCAATTTCGGCCGGAGATAGTCGCGATACGCCAAGAAAGTCTGCTTGAAGCGTTGAAAATAGCCATTGCTGATCTAGATCCCCAACCGATTCTCCTGGCTGGAGAGGCTGGCATCGTAGAAGTGGCCCGCTATGGAGATGCCCAGAGCGTTGTGACAGGAATTGTGGGCTGTGCGGGCCTATTGCCGACCATTGCCGCTATCGAAGCCGGGAAGGATATTGCCCTCGCCAATAAGGAAACCCTGATTGCTGGGGGCCCCGTTGTATTACCCTTGGTGGAAAAGCATGGGGTGAAATTATTACCGGCGGATTCGGAACATTCGGCAATCTTTCAATGTTTACAGGGGGTACCGACCGGGGGCCTGCGGCGTATTATTCTGACGGCATCGGGGGGGGCCTTCCGGGATTGGCCGGTGGAACGTTTACCCTTGGTGACGGTGCAAGATGCCCTCAAACATCCCAATTGGTCAATGGGCCGGAAAATTACTGTGGATTCAGCCACCTTAATGAATAAAGGCCTAGAGGTGATTGAGGCCCACTATCTCTTTGGCCTAGACTATTCCGCCATTGATATTGTTATTCATCCCCAGAGCATTATCCATTCTCTGATCGAAGTCCAAGATACTTCTGTCTTGGCCCAACTGGGTTGGCCCGATATGCGGTTGCCCCTTCTCTACGCTCTGTCCTGGCCCGAGCGTCTCTACACCGATTGGCCCCCCCTAGACCTAGTCAAAGCTGGCGATTTAACCTTCCGGGAACCCGACCACCAAAAGTATCCCTGTATGCAGTTAGCCTATGCCGCTGGCCGAGCCGGAGGCGCAATGCCCGCAGTCCTCAATGCTGCCAATGAGCAAGCTGTCGCCCTTTTCCTGGAGGAACGGATTCAGTTTTTAGATATTCCGCGTCTGATCGAACAGGCCTGTGACCAGTTCACACCCCAGAATCGAGTAAACCCCAGCCTGGATGAGATTCTAGCAGCCGACCAGTGGGCCCGTAATATGGTGGCTCAGGCCAGCCAGGAACTCGCTCCTTCCACAGGAAGCAATAATACTCTGATGGCAGTTCTTTAG
- a CDS encoding ATP-dependent Clp protease proteolytic subunit, giving the protein MPIGVPSVPYRLPGSQYERWIDIYTRLSQERIIFLGQEVNDSIANRIVAFLLYLDSEDPSKPIYLYINSPGGSVTAGMAIYDTMQYIKSEVITICVGLAASMGAFLLAAGSPGKRLALPHARIMIHQPMGGTGRRQATDIEIEAKEILRIRQQLNEIMAQRTGQTIEKIAKDTDRDYFMSAAEAVEYGLIDKVIESTATNGQAQVS; this is encoded by the coding sequence ATGCCTATCGGTGTTCCCAGTGTTCCCTATCGTCTTCCCGGCAGTCAGTACGAACGCTGGATTGATATTTATACCCGTCTTAGTCAAGAACGGATTATTTTTCTAGGCCAGGAAGTGAATGATTCGATTGCCAACCGTATCGTTGCCTTTTTGCTCTACCTCGATTCCGAAGATCCTAGTAAGCCCATCTATCTCTATATCAACTCTCCCGGTGGTTCCGTTACTGCTGGTATGGCTATCTACGACACCATGCAGTACATCAAATCTGAAGTGATTACCATCTGTGTGGGCCTGGCCGCCTCCATGGGGGCCTTTCTCTTGGCGGCGGGTTCTCCCGGTAAACGTCTGGCCCTGCCCCATGCCCGGATTATGATCCACCAACCCATGGGGGGAACCGGTCGCCGTCAAGCTACGGATATTGAAATTGAGGCCAAGGAAATTCTTCGTATTCGTCAGCAACTCAACGAGATTATGGCCCAGCGCACAGGTCAGACTATCGAAAAAATTGCGAAGGATACCGACCGCGATTATTTTATGTCCGCCGCAGAAGCGGTAGAGTACGGACTGATCGATAAAGTGATTGAGAGTACCGCCACGAATGGCCAGGCCCAAGTTAGCTAA
- a CDS encoding alanine--glyoxylate aminotransferase family protein, with amino-acid sequence MDNKQMLMIPGPTPVPEKVLLAMAKHPMGHRSGAFSKVIAELTSGLKWLHQTQNDVLMLTVSGTGAMEAGIINFLSPGDRVLVGNNGKFGERWAKLSKAFGLAVEEITAEWGKALNPADFQAKLEADTEKTIKAVILTHSETSTGVLNDLETINRAVKAHGEALMIVDAVTSLGATSVPIDDWGLDVVASGSQKGYMIPPGLGFVAVSAKAWKAYETAKLPRFYLDLKKYKKATDEDSSPFTPPVNLMYGLQASLQMMQAEGLDNIFTRHQRHTEATRAAMKALGLPLFAPDNAASPAITAVAPVTVEAEKIRSTMNKQFDIALAGGQDHLKGKIFRIGHLGFVCDRDILSCVGALESTLIKLGHSGVTPGAGVAAAARILSQ; translated from the coding sequence ATGGACAATAAGCAAATGCTCATGATTCCCGGGCCAACGCCAGTACCCGAAAAGGTACTTCTGGCCATGGCGAAGCATCCCATGGGGCACCGTAGCGGGGCCTTTAGTAAAGTTATTGCGGAACTGACTAGCGGCTTAAAATGGTTGCACCAGACCCAAAATGATGTCCTCATGTTGACCGTCAGCGGAACGGGGGCCATGGAGGCCGGCATCATCAATTTTCTCAGCCCCGGCGACCGGGTTTTGGTCGGCAATAACGGCAAATTTGGGGAGCGCTGGGCCAAGCTAAGTAAAGCCTTTGGTCTAGCAGTGGAAGAAATAACCGCAGAATGGGGTAAGGCTTTAAATCCGGCGGACTTCCAGGCCAAATTGGAGGCAGATACCGAAAAGACAATTAAAGCGGTGATTCTCACCCACTCGGAAACCTCTACCGGGGTTTTAAATGATCTCGAAACGATTAACCGCGCCGTCAAGGCCCATGGAGAGGCCCTGATGATCGTCGATGCAGTGACCAGCCTAGGGGCCACCTCCGTACCTATCGATGACTGGGGCCTAGATGTCGTGGCCTCCGGTTCCCAAAAAGGCTATATGATTCCGCCGGGTCTGGGATTTGTAGCTGTCAGTGCCAAAGCCTGGAAAGCCTATGAAACGGCTAAGCTACCCCGCTTCTATCTGGATCTGAAGAAATACAAAAAAGCCACGGATGAGGACAGTTCCCCCTTCACGCCTCCCGTCAATTTGATGTATGGCCTACAGGCTTCCCTGCAGATGATGCAAGCGGAAGGCCTAGACAACATCTTTACCCGCCACCAGCGCCATACGGAAGCCACACGAGCCGCCATGAAGGCCCTGGGACTTCCCCTGTTTGCTCCGGATAATGCGGCCAGCCCTGCCATTACCGCCGTGGCTCCAGTGACCGTCGAGGCTGAAAAAATCCGTAGCACCATGAACAAGCAATTTGACATTGCTCTGGCGGGGGGTCAGGATCACCTCAAAGGCAAAATTTTCCGCATTGGTCATTTGGGTTTTGTCTGTGACCGTGACATTCTCAGTTGTGTCGGGGCCCTGGAGTCTACCCTGATTAAGCTTGGCCATAGCGGAGTTACGCCGGGTGCTGGGGTCGCGGCGGCGGCCCGAATTCTGTCTCAGTAA
- a CDS encoding DinB family protein: MMSAQTMAHYNRWMNQRIYNCCTTLSDDQRKRDMGAFFRSIHGTLNHLLLADRVWMGRFTGKHFQVESLNQELYADFSALQIEREKEDRRIIDWVASLSFQDLEGELVYTSIVNPEPRRYPLGFALAHFFNHQTHHRGQVTTLLSQLGIDVGVTDLLWLPHDEQAGAMD, from the coding sequence ATGATGTCCGCTCAAACAATGGCTCACTACAATCGTTGGATGAATCAGCGAATCTACAATTGCTGTACTACTCTTTCTGACGATCAACGGAAACGCGATATGGGGGCCTTTTTTCGGTCTATCCACGGCACCCTCAATCATTTATTATTGGCGGATCGTGTTTGGATGGGGCGCTTCACGGGTAAACATTTTCAAGTTGAATCCCTTAATCAAGAATTATACGCTGACTTCTCCGCACTGCAAATCGAGCGAGAAAAGGAAGATCGTCGGATTATCGATTGGGTCGCTTCCCTATCTTTCCAGGACTTAGAGGGGGAACTAGTTTACACCAGTATTGTGAATCCTGAACCCCGGCGATATCCTCTGGGTTTCGCCCTTGCTCACTTTTTCAATCATCAAACCCATCATCGTGGCCAGGTCACAACGCTCCTAAGCCAGCTAGGCATTGATGTGGGGGTAACGGATCTACTCTGGCTTCCCCATGATGAGCAAGCAGGGGCCATGGATTAA
- the rimO gene encoding 30S ribosomal protein S12 methylthiotransferase RimO: MGNKPTVAISHLGCEKNRIDSEHMLGLLVDAGYAVDANEELADYVIVNTCSFIQDARQESVRTLVELAEANKKIIISGCLAQHYQEQLLEEIPEAVAVVGTGDYQNIVDIVQRVEQGERVKAISAQPTFIADESLPRYRTTTEGVAYLRVAEGCDYRCAFCIIPHLRGNQRSRSIESIVAEARQLAAQGVQELVLISQITTNYGLDLYGEPKLAELLQSLGDVDVPWIRIHYAYPTGLTPKVLAAIQSTPNVLPYLDLPLQHSHPEVLKAMNRPWQGQVNDAIIERIKTAMPEAILRTTFIVGFPGETDAHFEHLLEFVARHEFDHVGVFTFSPEEETPAYHLPNQLPQSVMDERRDRLMALQQPIAAHKNQACIGQTVEVLIEQENPETGELIGRSARFAPEVDGLVYVKGEAPLGALVPVTITAADVYDLYGLVADPEPV; the protein is encoded by the coding sequence ATGGGCAATAAGCCAACTGTCGCTATATCTCACCTGGGATGCGAGAAAAATCGGATTGATTCCGAACATATGCTAGGACTGTTAGTCGATGCCGGCTACGCCGTCGATGCTAACGAAGAACTAGCAGACTATGTTATTGTCAACACCTGTAGCTTTATTCAAGATGCTCGCCAGGAATCCGTCAGGACGCTGGTAGAACTGGCGGAGGCCAATAAAAAAATTATTATTTCGGGTTGTTTAGCCCAGCACTACCAAGAACAATTGCTCGAGGAAATTCCAGAGGCGGTAGCAGTCGTCGGCACTGGTGATTACCAAAACATCGTGGACATTGTCCAACGGGTTGAACAGGGGGAGCGGGTCAAGGCCATTTCTGCTCAGCCGACCTTCATTGCGGATGAATCCTTACCCCGTTATCGCACGACGACGGAGGGGGTTGCTTATCTGCGGGTGGCCGAAGGCTGTGATTATCGCTGTGCCTTCTGCATTATTCCCCATTTGCGCGGCAATCAGCGCTCCCGCTCCATTGAATCCATTGTGGCCGAGGCCCGGCAATTGGCGGCTCAAGGGGTTCAGGAATTGGTTTTAATCTCCCAAATTACGACCAATTACGGTCTAGACCTCTACGGAGAACCCAAGTTAGCGGAACTGCTCCAGTCCCTTGGAGATGTCGATGTTCCCTGGATTCGTATCCACTACGCCTATCCAACGGGCTTAACCCCTAAGGTGCTAGCCGCTATCCAATCCACCCCCAATGTTTTACCCTATCTAGACCTGCCCCTCCAGCATTCCCACCCGGAGGTACTGAAGGCCATGAATCGGCCCTGGCAGGGGCAAGTCAATGACGCGATTATTGAGCGCATTAAGACCGCGATGCCTGAGGCGATTCTCCGTACCACCTTTATTGTGGGCTTCCCTGGGGAAACCGATGCCCACTTTGAGCACCTACTTGAGTTTGTGGCTCGCCATGAATTTGACCATGTTGGGGTCTTTACCTTTTCTCCAGAGGAAGAAACCCCTGCCTATCACCTCCCCAACCAACTGCCCCAGAGCGTCATGGATGAGCGCCGTGACCGTTTGATGGCCCTCCAGCAACCCATTGCGGCTCATAAAAACCAAGCCTGCATCGGCCAAACGGTGGAGGTCTTAATCGAGCAGGAAAATCCTGAGACCGGAGAACTGATTGGGCGCTCCGCCCGTTTTGCCCCGGAAGTGGATGGCTTGGTCTATGTCAAGGGAGAAGCTCCCCTTGGGGCCCTTGTCCCGGTCACGATTACCGCTGCTGATGTGTATGACCTCTATGGTCTGGTGGCCGACCCTGAGCCGGTCTAG